The Aureispira anguillae genome contains a region encoding:
- a CDS encoding family 10 glycosylhydrolase, protein MKGFIIVISLILMIVFACKERVGDVEPLKVVEDERQVVDSTFILSTWVHGKKEFDQVDWEQRLKTYDSLGISELLVQGNPDFLTKLLPLATAMNMKVHAWMWTLNQPGNKETQQHPEWYAVNRNGQHSLEYRAYVDYYQWLSPFHPDACEYIKDKVRSYCEVEGLASVHLDYVRYVDVILGADLQPKYKIKQETELPEYDYGYHPIARAGFKALFGKDPIEMEHPELSTEWRQYRLNAVTELVNAIAVITKEHNIELTAAVFPFPEMSRQMVRQAWNDWNLNAAYPMLYHNFYRESINWIGFATQQGVRDVDFPIHAGLYSPALRSPKELEQAILITKENGAKGMCIFTADDLTVAQKEVFIKLKAIL, encoded by the coding sequence ATGAAAGGTTTTATAATTGTTATCAGTCTTATATTGATGATTGTTTTTGCCTGTAAAGAAAGGGTAGGGGACGTTGAGCCATTGAAGGTTGTAGAAGATGAAAGGCAAGTGGTTGACAGTACTTTTATACTTTCGACTTGGGTGCACGGCAAAAAGGAGTTTGACCAAGTGGATTGGGAACAGCGACTTAAAACCTATGATTCTTTAGGAATAAGTGAGTTGCTAGTGCAGGGAAATCCTGATTTTTTGACCAAGCTGCTTCCTTTGGCAACTGCTATGAACATGAAGGTTCATGCTTGGATGTGGACCTTGAATCAACCTGGAAACAAAGAAACGCAGCAACATCCTGAGTGGTATGCGGTCAATCGAAATGGTCAACATTCTTTAGAATATCGGGCTTATGTTGATTACTATCAGTGGTTGAGCCCATTTCATCCCGATGCTTGTGAATACATCAAAGATAAGGTTCGATCTTATTGTGAAGTAGAGGGATTGGCTTCTGTGCATTTAGATTATGTGCGTTATGTGGATGTTATTTTGGGGGCAGATTTGCAGCCCAAATACAAAATTAAACAAGAAACAGAGTTACCAGAATATGATTATGGTTACCATCCAATTGCTAGAGCAGGATTTAAGGCTTTGTTTGGAAAAGACCCAATAGAGATGGAACACCCCGAATTGAGCACAGAGTGGCGACAATATCGTTTGAATGCGGTCACGGAATTGGTCAATGCTATTGCTGTTATTACAAAAGAACATAATATTGAGTTAACAGCAGCCGTTTTCCCTTTTCCTGAAATGTCTCGCCAAATGGTTCGCCAAGCATGGAACGATTGGAACTTGAACGCTGCTTACCCAATGTTGTATCATAATTTTTATAGAGAAAGCATCAATTGGATTGGTTTTGCTACGCAACAAGGAGTTCGTGATGTTGATTTTCCAATTCATGCAGGTTTGTATTCTCCTGCCCTGCGATCTCCTAAAGAATTGGAACAAGCGATCCTGATTACCAAAGAAAATGGCGCAAAAGGAATGTGTATTTTTACAGCAGATGATTTAACGGTGGCACAAAAAGAGGTATTTATAAAATTAAAAGCTATTTTGTAA
- a CDS encoding carbohydrate-binding family 9-like protein gives MRLTIIGFFLLTSCIFSIEEPVFIDVHKKVVFPKHYIVYKTKHTINLDGKPEEEDWQNASFTEPFIDIEGIKVPQYKTQVKMLWDDQYLYLYAEMEEPHIWGDITNHDAIIFYNNDFEVFIDPTDDTYNYTEIEVNALNTTWDLRLDKPYRFGGKANDYYEIEGLKTAVEIAGTINDPSDMDQYWAVEMAIPLEVILQKKRKKVKGPQAGDYWRVNFSRVQWEHSIDSGGYSRKKVDGKLLPEYNWVWSNQGAINMHCPERWGYIEFTDNELTHKKSPIEIENLLTKQVAYALLEQIRLGAHQKMLDNKVGQTQKIQSIHLKDEIFEAKFVKTYSGFEIYIYNQTLEKEFVINEMGRFKSLQ, from the coding sequence ATGAGACTAACTATTATTGGGTTCTTTCTCTTGACAAGCTGTATTTTTTCCATAGAAGAACCCGTTTTCATTGATGTTCACAAAAAGGTAGTTTTTCCTAAGCATTATATTGTGTACAAAACAAAGCATACCATTAATCTTGATGGAAAACCTGAGGAGGAGGATTGGCAAAATGCATCGTTTACAGAGCCATTTATAGATATAGAAGGAATAAAAGTACCCCAATATAAAACTCAAGTAAAAATGCTTTGGGACGATCAGTATTTATATCTATATGCAGAAATGGAAGAACCTCACATTTGGGGCGATATAACCAATCATGACGCTATTATTTTTTACAACAATGATTTTGAGGTGTTTATAGACCCCACTGATGACACCTATAATTATACAGAAATAGAAGTAAATGCCTTAAATACTACTTGGGATTTAAGACTTGATAAGCCGTATCGTTTTGGAGGTAAAGCCAATGATTATTATGAAATAGAGGGCTTAAAAACAGCTGTTGAAATAGCAGGAACCATCAATGATCCGAGCGATATGGATCAGTATTGGGCTGTTGAAATGGCTATTCCTTTAGAAGTGATTTTGCAAAAAAAACGAAAAAAAGTAAAAGGCCCACAGGCAGGGGACTATTGGCGGGTAAATTTTTCGAGAGTACAGTGGGAACATAGTATTGATAGTGGTGGCTATAGTCGAAAAAAAGTAGATGGGAAACTATTGCCTGAATACAATTGGGTTTGGTCCAACCAAGGAGCCATCAATATGCATTGTCCCGAACGATGGGGCTATATTGAATTTACGGATAATGAACTGACCCATAAAAAAAGCCCTATTGAGATTGAAAATTTGCTAACCAAACAGGTTGCTTATGCTTTGTTAGAACAGATACGCTTAGGAGCGCACCAAAAAATGTTGGACAATAAGGTCGGGCAAACTCAAAAGATTCAATCCATTCATCTAAAAGATGAAATTTTTGAAGCAAAATTTGTCAAAACATACTCAGGGTTTGAAATTTATATTTATAATCAAACACTAGAAAAAGAATTTGTTATTAATGAAATGGGGCGATTTAAATCCCTCCAATGA
- the moeB gene encoding HesA/MoeB/ThiF family protein: MMNLTKEELARYSRHLLLSDIGESGQKKLKAAKVLVIGAGGLGCPVLQYLAAAGVGKLGVIDMDVLEESNLQRQILYTVQDVGTNKALAARKRLLNLNPFISIEAYPYALTTENALDLFRAYDLIVDGTDNFATRYMVNDACVITNKPLVYGSIFRFEGQVAVFNYKEGPSYRCLFPEPPAPNEVPNCSEVGVLGVLPGIIGAMQANEALKIILGLGEVLTGKLLVYNALNTQSLVLNINTNHAVITKTKELEKEFKTTNYQLFCGMEQATEIIEISAADLAKDLANYTIVDVRELWEQPRYTELAGINIPLPRLLLSADQIPKNKPVVVICAKGIRSKIAIQQLQEQLGYTNLKNLTGGIKNWNALN, encoded by the coding sequence ATGATGAATTTAACCAAAGAAGAATTAGCAAGATATAGTCGTCATTTATTGTTATCGGATATTGGCGAAAGTGGTCAAAAAAAGCTGAAAGCAGCTAAGGTGCTTGTGATTGGGGCTGGAGGCTTGGGTTGCCCTGTGTTGCAATACTTGGCAGCAGCAGGAGTTGGGAAATTGGGGGTTATCGACATGGATGTTTTGGAAGAAAGCAACTTGCAACGTCAAATTCTTTATACCGTACAAGATGTTGGTACCAATAAGGCTTTAGCAGCTAGGAAACGTTTATTAAACCTAAATCCTTTCATCAGTATTGAGGCATATCCCTACGCTTTGACAACAGAGAATGCATTGGATCTATTTAGAGCATATGATCTTATAGTAGATGGCACTGATAATTTTGCGACTCGTTATATGGTGAATGATGCTTGTGTGATTACGAATAAGCCCTTGGTTTATGGTTCTATTTTTCGCTTTGAAGGGCAGGTTGCGGTATTTAATTATAAAGAGGGACCTAGTTATCGTTGTTTGTTTCCAGAACCTCCAGCACCTAACGAAGTACCCAATTGCTCAGAAGTTGGAGTATTGGGCGTTTTGCCTGGAATTATTGGAGCAATGCAAGCAAATGAAGCACTAAAAATCATCTTAGGACTAGGGGAGGTGCTAACAGGAAAACTATTGGTTTATAATGCGTTGAATACTCAAAGTTTGGTGCTGAATATCAATACCAATCACGCTGTTATAACAAAAACAAAAGAACTAGAAAAAGAATTTAAAACAACTAATTATCAACTGTTTTGTGGAATGGAGCAAGCTACTGAAATTATAGAAATCTCTGCCGCTGACTTGGCAAAAGATCTAGCAAATTATACGATTGTGGATGTTCGAGAATTGTGGGAACAACCTCGTTATACCGAATTAGCAGGTATTAATATTCCTTTACCTCGTTTATTGTTATCTGCGGATCAAATTCCTAAAAATAAGCCTGTAGTGGTGATTTGTGCAAAGGGAATTCGTAGTAAAATTGCTATTCAGCAATTGCAAGAACAATTGGGCTATACTAATTTGAAAAATCTTACAGGAGGAATTAAGAACTGGAATGCTCTTAATTAG
- a CDS encoding RNA methyltransferase, with protein MKKRSMLELNRLSVESFKETQKTPIIVILDNIRSALNVGSAFRTSDAFLVQEIALCGITAQPPHREILKTAIGATNSVDWQYFENTQAAIQQYREQGYHIAAVEQAADSIPLQHVSPKAQAKMAIIFGNEVKGVDQAVMDEVDSCIEIPQFGTKHSFNISVSMGIVLWSLTQKIRPDLIV; from the coding sequence TTGAAAAAACGATCTATGCTAGAACTCAACCGTTTATCTGTTGAGTCGTTTAAAGAAACCCAAAAAACCCCTATCATAGTTATCTTAGATAATATTCGTTCTGCGCTTAATGTAGGTTCTGCCTTTAGAACCAGCGATGCTTTCCTAGTACAAGAAATTGCACTCTGTGGTATTACTGCGCAACCTCCCCACCGTGAAATTCTAAAAACAGCCATTGGTGCCACCAATTCTGTAGATTGGCAGTATTTTGAAAACACGCAAGCAGCAATACAGCAATATAGAGAACAAGGTTATCACATTGCGGCTGTCGAACAAGCTGCTGATAGTATCCCCCTTCAACATGTAAGCCCAAAAGCACAAGCAAAAATGGCAATTATCTTTGGCAATGAAGTTAAGGGGGTTGATCAAGCCGTTATGGATGAGGTAGATTCTTGCATAGAAATTCCTCAATTTGGCACCAAACATTCCTTTAATATCTCTGTTTCTATGGGGATTGTATTGTGGAGTCTAACCCAAAAAATTCGTCCTGACCTTATTGTTTAA
- a CDS encoding PaaI family thioesterase → MKVDLNFVKDMVEEQIPIHKFLGVKLVEIRRNYAKVHVPFQEAVLGDIIRRRWHGGILATIMDSVGGLAGMTHLTSFEDKMATIDLRVDYLKGAEAKDIFVEGEIVRLGNRILVTSMKVWDETETELLAEGKGVYNFIRMKDKVLVE, encoded by the coding sequence ATGAAAGTAGATCTTAATTTTGTCAAAGATATGGTGGAAGAACAAATTCCAATCCATAAATTTTTAGGCGTAAAACTTGTTGAAATTCGTAGAAATTATGCCAAAGTTCACGTACCTTTCCAAGAGGCTGTTCTTGGAGATATTATTCGCAGAAGATGGCATGGGGGCATTTTGGCAACGATAATGGACTCTGTTGGAGGCTTGGCTGGTATGACGCATCTTACTTCTTTTGAAGATAAAATGGCAACCATAGATTTGAGGGTAGATTACCTGAAAGGTGCCGAAGCCAAAGATATTTTTGTAGAGGGCGAGATCGTTCGCTTGGGAAATCGAATTTTGGTTACCAGTATGAAGGTTTGGGATGAAACAGAGACCGAATTACTAGCAGAAGGAAAAGGCGTTTACAACTTTATACGAATGAAAGATAAGGTATTGGTTGAATAG
- a CDS encoding GNAT family N-acetyltransferase — protein MKITFKIENNPVILTQLNKTVQNYHATQYPNLFLPHNYDRFLPWFEQKLAQKNITAIVVYDADQPIGYALLILNVVGDDNPFQPDGFTTMLIDQMSIEPNYQNQKIGTLLMEYIFNYCQEQQVSRIRLSVWSDNLQAKHFYKKMGFSNYLEHLEIQR, from the coding sequence ATGAAAATCACCTTTAAAATAGAAAACAACCCCGTTATTCTTACCCAACTCAACAAGACGGTTCAAAATTATCATGCTACCCAATACCCCAACCTATTTTTACCACACAATTATGATCGCTTTCTCCCTTGGTTTGAACAAAAATTAGCTCAAAAAAATATAACCGCCATTGTAGTTTACGATGCGGATCAGCCCATTGGTTATGCTCTATTGATCCTTAACGTTGTAGGAGATGACAACCCCTTTCAACCCGATGGTTTTACAACAATGCTTATCGACCAAATGAGCATTGAGCCCAATTATCAAAATCAAAAAATTGGCACGTTACTAATGGAGTATATTTTCAATTATTGCCAAGAACAACAAGTCTCTCGCATTCGACTAAGTGTCTGGTCAGATAATTTGCAAGCCAAACATTTTTATAAAAAAATGGGCTTCTCCAACTACCTAGAACACCTAGAAATTCAACGATAA
- a CDS encoding acyl-CoA carboxylase subunit beta, whose amino-acid sequence MRPIKSTINSNSSSYRDNYQQMSDLVKELNGYLQKSLFQGKEKHLAKARKANKLLARERIELLLDQDSFFLELLPLIGLQGKGFGPGGTAVCGIGLVTGRLCMINANVGSNRGGSIDKATLEKSIRMSEIASENGLPVINLVESSGANLPEQEQIFNYGGTIFREITRRSRKGFPTISVVFGNSTAGGAYIPGMSDYTIMVKKQAKVFLAGPPLVKMATNEITDDESLGGAEMHSSISGVSDYLAENETDAIRLAREVMHQLAAPLSVPPTNTTIEAPLYSAEELLGIVPADIKKPIDARELIARIVDGSRFSEFKPNYGPTLITGYALIHGYKIGIIANNGVILSEAANKATHFIQLCNRNNIPLLYLQNTTGFMVGRAYEEGGIIKDGAKMLNAVSNSDVPTITIMIGASYGAGNYAMNGRAYQPRFLFSYPNSKIAVMGPQQLSGVMEIIQRAAAHKSGIEYDEKQAAQLRQYMIQQVEQSSTAWYATSQGWDDGVIDPRETRNYLAVCLATIHNQPIEGSKDYGVFRM is encoded by the coding sequence ATGCGCCCAATCAAAAGCACCATCAATAGCAATAGTTCCTCTTATCGGGACAATTATCAGCAAATGTCTGACTTGGTAAAAGAGCTAAATGGCTATCTGCAAAAAAGTTTGTTCCAAGGCAAAGAAAAACATCTTGCCAAAGCTAGAAAAGCCAATAAACTATTGGCACGAGAACGGATTGAACTCCTACTGGATCAAGATTCTTTTTTTTTAGAATTATTGCCCCTCATTGGTTTGCAAGGAAAAGGTTTTGGTCCTGGCGGAACAGCGGTTTGTGGCATTGGTTTAGTAACAGGGCGCTTGTGCATGATTAATGCCAATGTTGGTAGTAATAGAGGAGGTTCTATTGACAAAGCAACACTCGAAAAAAGCATTCGCATGAGTGAGATTGCTTCAGAAAATGGTTTGCCTGTTATTAACTTAGTAGAATCATCAGGTGCCAATCTCCCAGAACAAGAACAAATCTTTAATTATGGAGGAACCATTTTTAGGGAGATTACCCGCCGTTCTCGCAAAGGCTTTCCTACTATTTCTGTTGTTTTTGGCAATAGTACCGCTGGCGGGGCTTACATTCCAGGAATGTCAGATTATACGATTATGGTCAAAAAACAAGCGAAGGTATTTTTGGCAGGTCCTCCCTTGGTCAAAATGGCCACTAATGAAATTACAGACGACGAATCACTGGGCGGAGCAGAGATGCACAGTAGCATCTCAGGGGTTTCTGATTATTTAGCAGAAAATGAGACCGATGCCATTCGTTTGGCAAGAGAGGTAATGCATCAATTGGCAGCGCCATTGAGTGTCCCTCCAACGAATACGACCATTGAAGCACCACTTTACAGCGCCGAAGAATTATTGGGAATTGTTCCTGCGGACATCAAAAAACCTATTGATGCTAGAGAATTAATTGCACGAATTGTAGATGGTTCTCGTTTCTCCGAATTCAAACCCAATTATGGTCCTACTTTAATAACAGGATATGCCCTAATTCATGGTTATAAAATAGGTATTATTGCCAATAATGGAGTTATCCTTTCAGAAGCGGCCAACAAAGCTACCCATTTTATTCAACTGTGCAATCGAAATAATATTCCTCTGCTCTATCTACAAAACACTACTGGTTTTATGGTTGGACGTGCTTACGAGGAAGGAGGCATTATCAAAGATGGAGCAAAAATGCTCAATGCAGTATCCAATAGTGATGTTCCTACCATTACCATTATGATTGGTGCTTCTTATGGTGCAGGAAATTATGCCATGAATGGGCGTGCTTACCAACCTCGTTTTTTATTTTCTTATCCCAATTCAAAAATTGCGGTCATGGGACCACAACAACTTAGTGGGGTAATGGAAATTATACAACGAGCAGCAGCTCATAAGTCAGGGATAGAATATGATGAAAAGCAAGCAGCCCAATTGCGACAATATATGATTCAACAAGTAGAACAATCTTCTACGGCTTGGTATGCTACTTCCCAAGGCTGGGACGATGGCGTTATTGACCCAAGAGAAACTAGAAACTACCTAGCGGTTTGCCTAGCTACGATTCACAATCAACCGATTGAAGGCTCCAAAGATTATGGTGTTTTTAGAATGTAA
- a CDS encoding acetyl/propionyl/methylcrotonyl-CoA carboxylase subunit alpha yields MIQSILIANRGEIASRIIKTCRRLGIHSIAVYADPDQYLPFVEEADEAIALGGNTASESYLVQDKIIAAAKRTQASAIHPGFGFLSENAAFAQRCQQEGIVFIGPKPSAIDSMGLKSTAKTIMDQNGIPTIPGYQGEDQSLTTLIQEANAIGYPILIKAVAGGGGKGMRIVQHEHEIKIALEAVQREAFNSFGNKAVLLERYFVGARHIEFQIFGDQHGNVIHLLERECSIQRRYQKIIEESPSPSLSDELRHQMGQAAIAAAKAIHYDNAGTVEFIVTPQGEFFFLEVNTRLQVEHPVTEMITGLDLVEWQILVAEGQPLPLKQAEIQSNGYAMECRLYAEDASNNFFPSTGTVLHWETTPIEGLRYESGVRTGSEIGIYYDPMLAKIIAHAPNRLAAIRKMNYALRQLKCIGPITNQPFLVALLQHEAIQTGDYHTNFIAQAFDFKNFALEQKKGAVIAAIASLLYRWQQRQDERQLIPALPSAWRNNYYQASQESYLVNGETIQLNYRYKNKVFSIQTKEQNYQVELLYKQQQALGIKINDQHHNLSCYNNGDQYYIHHQAYGQIQLNLCPRFPDLETAKTKNGYKAPMPSEVLKINVQIGQQVKEGQALITLLSMKMENTISAQEDGWVEDIFVTEGNAIPKGIVLLKIKVL; encoded by the coding sequence ATGATACAATCTATTCTCATAGCCAACCGAGGCGAAATTGCTAGCCGAATCATCAAAACGTGCCGACGACTCGGCATCCACAGTATTGCTGTTTATGCTGATCCTGACCAATATCTGCCCTTTGTAGAAGAAGCGGACGAAGCAATCGCTTTGGGAGGGAATACCGCTAGTGAATCCTACTTGGTGCAGGATAAAATTATTGCTGCGGCCAAACGTACGCAAGCTTCTGCCATTCACCCTGGTTTTGGCTTTTTATCTGAGAATGCTGCCTTTGCGCAACGCTGTCAACAGGAGGGCATTGTCTTTATTGGTCCCAAGCCATCCGCCATTGATTCCATGGGATTAAAATCTACGGCAAAAACCATCATGGATCAAAATGGAATTCCCACTATTCCTGGGTATCAAGGAGAAGATCAATCTTTAACCACCTTAATTCAAGAAGCTAATGCCATTGGATACCCTATTCTGATCAAAGCAGTAGCAGGGGGCGGAGGCAAAGGAATGCGGATTGTTCAGCATGAACATGAAATAAAAATAGCCTTGGAAGCGGTACAACGAGAAGCTTTTAATAGTTTTGGAAATAAAGCTGTTTTATTAGAACGTTATTTTGTTGGTGCTCGACATATTGAATTCCAAATTTTTGGCGATCAACACGGCAATGTAATTCATTTATTGGAACGAGAATGTAGTATACAACGCCGTTATCAAAAAATAATCGAAGAAAGCCCCTCTCCCAGCCTCTCAGACGAACTGCGGCATCAAATGGGACAAGCAGCAATTGCTGCGGCAAAAGCCATTCATTATGATAATGCAGGAACCGTAGAATTTATAGTAACACCACAAGGAGAATTTTTCTTTTTGGAAGTCAATACACGCTTGCAAGTAGAACACCCTGTTACGGAAATGATCACAGGTTTAGATTTGGTTGAATGGCAAATTCTAGTCGCTGAAGGGCAACCCTTGCCACTAAAACAGGCTGAAATTCAGTCGAATGGTTATGCGATGGAATGTCGTTTGTATGCAGAGGATGCTTCCAATAATTTTTTCCCTTCTACTGGAACCGTTCTTCATTGGGAAACAACTCCGATAGAGGGATTGCGTTATGAATCAGGAGTTCGAACAGGCTCTGAAATCGGCATTTATTATGACCCTATGCTAGCCAAAATCATTGCTCATGCTCCCAATCGTTTGGCTGCTATCCGAAAAATGAATTATGCGCTAAGGCAACTTAAATGTATTGGTCCAATCACCAATCAGCCTTTCTTGGTTGCCTTGTTACAACATGAAGCAATACAAACAGGGGATTATCACACTAATTTTATTGCACAGGCGTTTGATTTTAAAAACTTTGCATTAGAACAAAAAAAAGGAGCTGTTATTGCCGCTATTGCTAGTTTATTGTATCGTTGGCAACAGCGCCAAGATGAACGACAATTAATTCCTGCTCTACCATCAGCTTGGCGAAACAATTATTATCAAGCTTCCCAAGAGTCTTATCTAGTAAATGGCGAAACAATCCAGCTTAACTATCGCTATAAAAATAAGGTGTTCTCCATTCAAACAAAAGAACAAAACTACCAAGTTGAGTTGCTTTATAAACAGCAACAGGCGCTTGGCATCAAAATCAACGATCAGCATCATAACCTTTCTTGTTATAACAATGGTGATCAATATTATATCCATCACCAAGCTTATGGGCAAATTCAATTAAATCTTTGTCCAAGATTTCCCGACCTAGAAACAGCCAAAACCAAAAATGGTTACAAGGCTCCTATGCCTAGTGAGGTGCTAAAAATTAATGTTCAAATCGGACAGCAAGTTAAGGAAGGACAAGCACTCATTACGTTATTATCTATGAAAATGGAAAATACAATTAGCGCTCAAGAAGATGGTTGGGTTGAAGATATCTTTGTAACAGAGGGCAATGCCATTCCCAAAGGGATTGTTCTATTAAAAATTAAGGTTCTTTGA
- a CDS encoding fatty acid desaturase family protein — protein sequence MFTKQLNYKADYQSLGIVLAYLIFAYVGFFFFNQLSWTVLSILFVLACFFSFFCACIIHNTIHSPIFKKKSWNIIFQYILTFVHGYPVSAFVPGHNFSHHKENQTQKDWTRASRVRFKWNILNQTLFFFVTAKSLMEAEWAFAKKMKTDNPRWYKQYRREVFFVNATKIILLLINWKAMILFVFIPQVYGSWGLFGTNVFQHDGCDHEHKYNHSRNFKSPILNFFMCNNGYHGAHHMRPNLHWSLYPAFHEKEIAPYIHPNLDRHSLFAYLWEANVYPGKRVDYLGNPIQFIPVEKDKNENWLINVDAKRDHEDLGAVS from the coding sequence ATGTTTACAAAACAACTAAACTACAAAGCTGATTATCAAAGCCTAGGTATTGTACTCGCCTATCTGATATTTGCCTACGTAGGTTTCTTCTTTTTTAATCAATTATCATGGACTGTTTTATCCATTTTATTTGTACTTGCTTGCTTTTTCAGTTTTTTCTGTGCTTGCATCATTCACAACACTATACATAGCCCTATTTTCAAAAAGAAAAGCTGGAATATTATTTTTCAGTACATTCTCACCTTTGTTCATGGCTATCCAGTAAGCGCTTTTGTTCCAGGTCATAATTTTAGTCATCATAAAGAAAATCAAACGCAAAAAGATTGGACTCGTGCTAGTCGAGTGCGATTCAAATGGAATATATTGAATCAGACCTTGTTCTTTTTCGTTACTGCAAAATCGCTAATGGAAGCAGAATGGGCATTTGCTAAAAAGATGAAAACAGATAATCCCCGATGGTACAAACAATATAGACGTGAAGTATTTTTTGTCAATGCTACTAAAATCATCTTGTTGTTAATCAATTGGAAAGCTATGATTTTATTTGTTTTTATCCCTCAAGTATATGGTAGTTGGGGACTGTTTGGCACCAATGTATTTCAGCATGATGGCTGTGACCACGAACACAAATACAACCATTCCCGTAATTTTAAAAGTCCTATTCTTAACTTTTTTATGTGCAATAACGGCTACCATGGTGCGCATCATATGCGTCCTAACCTGCACTGGAGTCTGTATCCTGCTTTTCACGAAAAAGAAATTGCTCCTTATATCCATCCCAACTTAGATCGCCATTCTTTATTTGCCTATCTATGGGAAGCCAATGTTTATCCAGGTAAACGAGTTGATTATTTGGGCAACCCTATACAATTTATTCCAGTTGAAAAAGATAAAAATGAAAACTGGTTGATTAATGTTGACGCTAAAAGAGATCATGAAGACTTAGGGGCTGTTTCCTAG
- a CDS encoding NAD(P)/FAD-dependent oxidoreductase, with amino-acid sequence MMIQQFDIIICGAGPAGSTCALALENSGLKIALIDKSSFPRDKICGDAIAPYVPSVLRTIHPKYEAAFHQFKAKKIVTTLRVVAPNQKAVDLNFTQKGAISMRVHLDHFLFEQASQLANVSSFTGFIKTVQTHSDHTIVTLKNGQQLRSKLIIGCDGAQGIVAKELTQNKIDLAHHSAAVRAYYKGVKGISEQTFELHYLKDLMPGYFWIFPLPDGYANVGLGMLSQKISQQKINLRKSLLQTITNTPYLKERFEGAELIHPPKGFGLPLGSRKVTISGHRFMLCGDAAALVDPLSGEGIGQAIISGRYAGWQAKKCFEADDFSAPFLLNYNKMVYHKLWREHRIHYFTQRAIARCPWLLDSFANISQKSSILLRLFQKAFW; translated from the coding sequence ATGATGATCCAACAGTTTGACATAATAATATGTGGAGCAGGTCCTGCGGGAAGTACCTGTGCTTTGGCACTAGAAAATTCGGGCTTAAAAATAGCTCTAATTGACAAAAGTAGTTTTCCTAGAGATAAAATTTGTGGAGATGCTATTGCGCCTTATGTTCCAAGCGTTTTGCGAACTATTCATCCTAAATATGAAGCTGCATTTCATCAATTTAAAGCAAAAAAAATTGTTACGACACTTAGAGTAGTTGCTCCCAATCAAAAAGCTGTGGATCTGAATTTCACTCAAAAAGGAGCCATTTCTATGCGGGTTCATTTAGATCATTTTTTATTTGAACAAGCCAGCCAATTAGCCAATGTGAGCTCCTTTACAGGCTTTATAAAAACCGTTCAAACTCATTCTGACCACACTATTGTTACCCTCAAAAATGGTCAGCAACTCCGTTCTAAATTAATCATTGGTTGCGATGGCGCTCAAGGAATTGTAGCCAAAGAGTTAACCCAAAACAAAATAGATTTAGCACATCATTCGGCAGCTGTTCGTGCTTATTATAAAGGGGTAAAAGGAATTTCTGAACAAACATTTGAATTACACTATTTAAAAGATTTAATGCCAGGCTATTTCTGGATATTTCCATTGCCAGATGGCTATGCTAATGTAGGTTTAGGCATGTTATCTCAAAAGATCAGTCAGCAAAAAATTAACCTCCGCAAGTCCCTACTTCAAACCATTACCAATACGCCTTATCTAAAAGAGCGTTTCGAAGGGGCGGAACTGATTCATCCACCCAAAGGATTTGGCCTCCCTTTAGGCTCTCGCAAAGTAACCATTTCAGGGCATCGTTTTATGCTTTGTGGCGATGCTGCTGCCTTAGTGGATCCGCTATCTGGAGAAGGAATAGGGCAAGCCATCATTTCGGGACGTTATGCGGGTTGGCAAGCAAAAAAATGCTTTGAAGCAGACGATTTTTCTGCTCCATTTCTATTAAACTACAATAAAATGGTTTACCATAAATTATGGCGAGAACATCGTATTCACTACTTCACACAACGGGCTATCGCTCGTTGCCCTTGGCTGCTTGATAGTTTTGCTAACATCAGCCAAAAAAGCTCTATACTACTTCGTCTCTTCCAAAAAGCATTTTGGTAA